Genomic DNA from Gimesia aquarii:
GATTCATATTATCTGCCTTCTTTACGGGCGCGTTTGATGGCCTGCTCTAATCGATCCAGGTCTTCCTCAGTCAGAGTTTTTGCTGAATCGTCAATGAGTGCCGCTAAGGCATTGCCAGGCGACTTCGGAAAGAATGTTTCCATTACACTCCGTAGTGCAGAACGGCTGGCTGTGCGCTTGGACTTTACAGGAGAATAGATATGCTTCACACCACTGCGATCACGGCGTACGAAGCCTTTACGTTCAAGTTGCCCGATCATGGTTCTGACGGCTGAATAACTTGGAGGGTCTGTCAGTTTTTCGCGTACTTCAGCCACAGATGCCTTTTCGAGTTGATATAAAACATCCATGATTTGTTGTTCGCGCGCTGCCAATTCGCGTTTTCTCTTCTTTTCCATAAGCTCGAATTACCTCAGAATTTTAGTGCCAATTCATTAACATGTGTTATTTTATTGACACTAATTTCGTTTGTCAAGAAAAAATTAGCATGAAGTGCATGTTAGAGATCATTACATGGCTAAGCAGTACCTCAGACTTAGAATAAGACCTAATTAGCAGGGGATTAAATTGTCATACCAGTTGCTAATTCAACAGGCAGACACAAAAATCGAAATATGATCTGCTAATTTATTCAAATGAAATGAGACGCATTTGGAAATGGAAACATCATGGCGGAAATGATAGATATTTTGCACGCAGCCTGCTATTCCTCAACCACAATTTCTACACCTGATAACAGAGTTCTTCCCTTGATCGCTTTCAGTTCGATATCCAGGCTGTTAGAGGCCAGAACGCCTTTGAATTCACGAACAATGGCGCGGTTAGCACCATTGGCTTCTTTGACGATATCCAATTCTCGCAGTACTGGTTTGCCTTGCAAGCTAACATCGAATACACGTTCACCCGGTTGTTTCTCATCTGGTTCCAGGAAGTAGAGGCGGACAGAATAGGCTTTTTCTTTTGTTGGTGTTGAAGAGAGCGTGGTTTTCAGAGAAGAGGCCCCTTCAGCTCCCGAAGCGGCGACCCACTTCAGGTCGCCTTCTTCCACGAATGCTGAATGCTTGTGGAAGTAGCTTGGGCTCTTGCCACTCAATTTTATTGAGACCACCGGCGATGAGCCTCCCACGTTGGGATGGTCGAGCCAGAGTGTGCCGTTCTCTGCTTGTCTGTCACCAGGGGCCCCCAGGTTAACCCCCAGTTTTTGCACTTGATCTTTCTTTGCGTTAAGAGCCAGTGCGCTGTAACTCCAGACTTCGGATTCCGGCACGTGTGTCAGTGCCATCGATGTGAAGAGTGAATAACCACAACTGCAACCATGGGCCATGTTGGGTGAGTTGAGTACACCGTTCGCGGGAATCAGACTGTTTCGGCACCCACTGCGGAAACCTTCCAGCCGGGAAGTATTGGTACTGTCAATGTCACAGAATCCCGCGGAGGCCGCACGGAAGGTCATCAAGTGTGGACTGGCAATGGCATAGTTACAGTGATGTCCATCCTTTGTAAATTCCCAGGGAATCGGTTTTCCCGTGATGGGATTGGTGCGGAGAATCGGTTCACCAGTTTCCAGATCGTATGACATACCTGGACCTCTCTGATCCAGAATACGATCGTTCCAAACGATGATCTTGTCCCACAATGTTTCAGGGTGTCCGCGAAAGCCTCGGCCTTTGGCGTACTTTTTCCAAAGTTCTGAGCCATCTTTGCCTCGGAATGCAGAAATACTGTCACGATTTGTAATGAGCAGCACATCTTTCTTGTCGCTATATGATAACCAGGTACCCACAACGTCGGTCTGGTGTTTCCATAATTCTTTCCCCGTTTTTACGTCAATGGCTTTGATGTATCGCTCTGACAGTGCTTCGGGAATTTCGCCTCGTCGCTTCCAGTCGGTATAGAGGTCTTTCAGGGCGCCATCAAAGACATAGATGCGGTCGCCACTCAATGAGACCACAGGAAAACTTAGATCGGCCTTGTGTGTCCAGACGACCTTACCGGTGTGGCGATTCATCGCTACTAATTCCAGTGGTAGCTTACCGTATTTCTCGCCAATTTTTTTGGAAATTCGAAAGGCGGAAGTCAACATGAGATCTTTATGGATACGAATCCGTCCCCATTTGTCTTCCGGGTTGGGTAGTTTCATCACAGTTAAAGTTTTACCGGTTGCCGGATCGATTCGCCGACACGTATTCTGGCTTGTCACCAGATAGAGACCGTCTTTGATGGCAATAAAATGATGGCCGACCACTTTTTTATTGTAACCTTGTCCACGACGTCCGGGGTTATCTTCGGATGTTTCTTCCAACGGAATTTGCCAGAGAATGCGACCGGTATAGACATCAACGGCCGTTAATTTTCCGGGACCCTGTAGAAACATGCGGCCTTCGATCACCGCCATACTGGGCCCCCAGTCATGACGATTGTAAAACAAATCTCCATGCCCGGCAGGTCCACCGAACCAAAGCACTCCCAGCGGCGCTTTGACCAGCTCATCGCGCGACATCAGCGTGTTAGATGCATCGCCGTACTCGTGTGTCCAATTAGCGGCTCCGGGCAATGCGCCGATACGCGACAGGAGCGCGAACCCATTAGCTCGTTTCAGGTCCGCTTGTGGTAGTTGTTTGTTGGTAACCATTGTCGAAAGTTGAGTGTAGGCGTTGTCAGCCAACTCAAGACACGCTTTACCACCATAGGGGCGTAGCGATTTAAAGATCGTTTGCCAAACTTTTGAGTCTGGTGTTTTGCCAAGTATGGATAAATCCTCTGAAAGGATTAATTCAGCCATATAGGCAGGCAGTTCAAACTTTAGAGGATCCCCGTGATGCACAACGACGCGCGATCCATAAACGCCCACGGAATCAAATTTGGTTCGTAATTGTTCGACTTTGGTTTTGTCTGGTTCGACGGCAATGATGGTCAGCTTTGATTGCTGAATCAGTTCCTCTATCAATTGCCCGCTTCCGGTTCCCAGCACGAGGCAATATCCGTTATCGGGTTTCGTCAGTTGCAGTAACTGTTTGGTTTTGTCTGTCCAATCGCTTTGTTTCGTAGCCAACTCATGATTGTCTTTAGGGAAGGATTGTGGTTCAGCCTGCTTGTCACTGAAACAGATCAGGTTTCCCCCTTGAGTGACAACCACCAGTTTACCGTTGGCAGCAATCATCGTTGCGGGTTTGCCTTTCACAGTCTGACTCCAGCTGACCGTAGCCCCTTTGCCATCCTCAGACAGATCAAGGGCAAAAACCTTGTCGGCTTGATGACCGTAGAGTCGATTACCGGCTTTCAAATCGAGCTGCGCTGGGTGTGTTTTGATCCATTCAGCGTATTGTTCTTTGGGGATCTCATGCAGCTTTTGTAGAGGCAGATTCCAAAGTTGATTGAGTACGGTGTTGGTGACATCCTTTCCCCGTCGGTCTTTCGATTTTACAATCTTCGGGTTTTTTAAATCATAAGCGACGATATTTCCACCAGTACCAAAATATACAAAATCGTCAGTCAACACCGGATGACGGGCAGAAACTTTATACTCTTTTTTGGTGTCCATCTGGAATGTGGAACCGCCATGAAAAATGTAGGGGCCAATGGAGGAAACATGATAATTAGTGGCACGGCTGCCATATGAATGTGAGATAAATTGATCGGTCTTAAGATCGAGGCAGGCTGCGATGGAGCGTCCACAGGGGATCAACAGTCGATCTTGATTCTTGACAAGATACCCCTGAGGTGTGAGATCCTTAAGTGTTTTGATTTCCGGTTGAGGTGCTTTGATTGCTTTGCCGGTTTGTGCGTCCAATGTGTAAAGGAAGGTGCCTTCGAAAGGCCAGACACCACAAGTGAAATAAATCTTACCGTCTGACAGTACGGCACCACCGCGGATAGGCCAGACGGAAGAGAGACGTTCGTTTGCCAGAGCTTTTCGATTGTTGGGCGCCGCACGAAACTTCCATTTCAACGTGCCATCATCTGCATTGAGACAATAAAAATGACCATCGTCGGCGGCAAAGTACACATTCTTTCCGGAAACGATGGGGGCGAATCGAACCGGGCCGTTGGCGTAGAACAGCCACTTCTGCTTTCCGGTAGCAAGGTCAAAGGCTCTTACGGAATCATTTCGAGATGATCCGACGAACAATGTCTGACCGACGATGACTGGTTCATAGTGTGCGTCAAATTGAATGCGCGGATCTTCCGGCCAGGCCGGCTTGAGCGGTCCCAGATCCCGTGACCATTGCAGATGCAAGGCATCTGGTAGTTGTTCGGAAGTCACCGCTGTACGCTGCGCGTTTTTCCGCCAGGTGGGCCAGTCTTCGGCTTGTACCGGAGCTGTGGTGACGAGAATACTCAAAAAGCAGAACCATACAGAATGAGTCACACGCAAAACAGTAGCAGACATCCACAAACTCCCTGGAAGAAATAATTCGGTCTGTCGATTTAAAAACAGTTTGAAACACACACGGCGGGAATGCAGTTGAAATTGTGGGATACAAAGCCTGATTAGGTCATTACCCATCAGTGGTCTCTGATCTATTAGACTACCTGACAAAGTACCGTTTTAACAGGGAAGTTTGCCAACTTAATCATAAATTCATGAGCACAGGCAAACCTAATCATCTCGCCGGTTTTGGACATCATCAAACCAACTAACCTGATCTTCCATTTACGTAGGCATCAGTTAAAGCTTCTTGTGGGGTATCAAAAATTTGATTGCTCGGGCCGTGTTCGACTAATTGTCCGGTGCCGTTTTTCATCCAGAAGAAGGCCGCATAATCTGAGATGCGCCGTGCTTGTGCGAGATTATGGGTGACAACAATGATTGTAAAACGACCGCTGAAGCTGGAGATGAGCTTTTCGATGACTTCGGTTGCCATAGGGTCCAATGCGCTACACGGTTCGTCCAGCAACAGAACCTGTGGTTGCAATGCCAGGGCACGCGCAATACACAGACGCTGCTGTTGACCACCGGAAAGTGAAAGGGCTGGTGCATCGAGCCGGTCTTTGACCTCATCCCATAACCCGGTGTCCTGCAGTACCGATTCCACAACTGCGTTACGTTGTCTGCGATTGCGCATGCCTTGCTCGCGCAGTGGCAACTCAATATTTCGTTGGATCGAGAGAGGAAACGGGTTCGGTTTTTGAGAAATCATACCGACTTGCAAGCGAAGTGCCATCACATCAGTAGAAGACGCATACACGTCAAGAGAGCCGATCTTGATACTTCCTTCGACATGACAGTTGGGAACCAAATCCGACAAACGATTCAAACTGCTCAGGAAGCTCGTCTTCCCACAACCGGAGGGTCCGATCAAAGCGGTGATACAACCACGATTGATGATGAGCGAAACATCTTCTAAAACTCGCTGATTACCGTAGCTCAGAGATAGATTGTTAACGTAGATGAATGGCTCCGGGACACAACAGGGGGGGCCAGCCTGGAGAGGACTCACTGTAAACGCACTCCGATCACACGTGTGTTCCTTTTTGTCTCGCTCTCTGGAATCATTCATATGGTGAATATTCTCCTGTGCAACCATCGACTTGCTGTCCAAGATGCAACAACATTAATCACGATCAGCATGATGATGAGAATTAACGCAGAGGCATAAGCGTTGGGATCTCCGCCGGCGACATTCATGGAAAGATCGAAAATGTGAATCGACAGCGAACGGCCTGAGTCCATCAGTGAACTTGGCATGCGATCCACATATCCGCTTGTAAAGATCAATGCCGCCGTTTCAGCGAGTGCTCGCCCGATGCCCAGGACCAGACCCACAATCAATCCCGGCATGGCTGCTGGCAAAAGTAAGTGAATCAGTGTTGTAGTGCGCGAAATTCCAAGCGCTGCCGCTCCCAGACGATATTCATGGGGAACAGATCGCAGTCCTTCTTCAGTCGAGCGAATCAATATCGGTAGCACCATGCAGGCTAAAGTAAGTCCGCCAGAGAGGATTGAAAACCCCATCCCTAAATAGACACAAAAGAATGCGTTGCCAAACAGGCCGAACACAATCGAAGGCACGCCAGCCAGTACGTCAAGACTGCGACGAACCATACGACCGAACAGATTTTCTATCGGCGTGAACTCCGCCAGGAAGACAGCAGTACCGACTCCCAGTGGCAAGGCTGCTGCCATGCAAACAGTAAGAATCAGCAATGTCGAAACAATGATGGGGCCAATTCCACCAGCTCGCCCGGCATTGCGAGGTGGTTCTGTCAAAAACCCCCAGGAGAGTTGGCCAATCCCGTGCCAGAGAATGTCGCCGAGCAGCCACACAAACAGGCTGCTGACGAGACCCGCCATCAACCAGACAACCACGGTTGCGCACTGATTCTGAAGACGTGACTGTGGTCTGAAAAGGGGCTGGTCTGGCGTTTCAATCATAAACATGCCCTTTGCTGATGAATTCAGCTATAGCGACAAGGGCCACGATCATTGCCATCAGTACCAATCCGCTGACGAACAATGCCGAACGATGGTCGTCCATAGCATAAGCCATTTCTAGCGCGATATTTGCTGTCAACGTACGAATCGGATCAAAAATGCTGTTTGGGATTTGAACCACGTTACCACACACCATCAGTACTGCCATCGTCTCACCGATGGCACGTCCCGTTCCTAAAATTACGCTGGTAAAGATTCCCGATTTGGCAGCGGGGAATACAACGCCTCGGATGGTTCCCCAGCGTGAAAGCCCGAGCGCCGCAGCGCCTTGAAGATATTCTTTAGGTACGTTCGACAACGTGGCGTCAGTCAACAGGGCGATTGTTGGCAAGATCATGATACTGAGAATAATAGTTCCCGCCAGTAGACTGGGACCCGGCGGATGGAAGTCGCCAATAATGGGAACAAGCACGACAAGCCCCCAAAGTCCATAGACCACTGAGGGAATACCAGCAAGCAGTTCAACCAACTTACGATAGGGACCGGCAAT
This window encodes:
- a CDS encoding phosphate ABC transporter ATP-binding protein, with amino-acid sequence MNDSRERDKKEHTCDRSAFTVSPLQAGPPCCVPEPFIYVNNLSLSYGNQRVLEDVSLIINRGCITALIGPSGCGKTSFLSSLNRLSDLVPNCHVEGSIKIGSLDVYASSTDVMALRLQVGMISQKPNPFPLSIQRNIELPLREQGMRNRRQRNAVVESVLQDTGLWDEVKDRLDAPALSLSGGQQQRLCIARALALQPQVLLLDEPCSALDPMATEVIEKLISSFSGRFTIIVVTHNLAQARRISDYAAFFWMKNGTGQLVEHGPSNQIFDTPQEALTDAYVNGRSG
- the pstC gene encoding phosphate ABC transporter permease subunit PstC, with product MFRLQSDTLLVWALRACAALAGIIVLLILVFLVNEALPALRDVGPSRFFGDKSWHPAEGAAQGQFNLTPMLWGTLFVTTGAVLVATPLGIGSALFCHFYAPSTIAGPYRKLVELLAGIPSVVYGLWGLVVLVPIIGDFHPPGPSLLAGTIILSIMILPTIALLTDATLSNVPKEYLQGAAALGLSRWGTIRGVVFPAAKSGIFTSVILGTGRAIGETMAVLMVCGNVVQIPNSIFDPIRTLTANIALEMAYAMDDHRSALFVSGLVLMAMIVALVAIAEFISKGHVYD
- a CDS encoding BlaI/MecI/CopY family transcriptional regulator; this translates as MEKKRKRELAAREQQIMDVLYQLEKASVAEVREKLTDPPSYSAVRTMIGQLERKGFVRRDRSGVKHIYSPVKSKRTASRSALRSVMETFFPKSPGNALAALIDDSAKTLTEEDLDRLEQAIKRARKEGR
- the pstA gene encoding phosphate ABC transporter permease PstA, which translates into the protein MIETPDQPLFRPQSRLQNQCATVVVWLMAGLVSSLFVWLLGDILWHGIGQLSWGFLTEPPRNAGRAGGIGPIIVSTLLILTVCMAAALPLGVGTAVFLAEFTPIENLFGRMVRRSLDVLAGVPSIVFGLFGNAFFCVYLGMGFSILSGGLTLACMVLPILIRSTEEGLRSVPHEYRLGAAALGISRTTTLIHLLLPAAMPGLIVGLVLGIGRALAETAALIFTSGYVDRMPSSLMDSGRSLSIHIFDLSMNVAGGDPNAYASALILIIMLIVINVVASWTASRWLHRRIFTI
- a CDS encoding outer membrane protein assembly factor BamB family protein, with amino-acid sequence MSATVLRVTHSVWFCFLSILVTTAPVQAEDWPTWRKNAQRTAVTSEQLPDALHLQWSRDLGPLKPAWPEDPRIQFDAHYEPVIVGQTLFVGSSRNDSVRAFDLATGKQKWLFYANGPVRFAPIVSGKNVYFAADDGHFYCLNADDGTLKWKFRAAPNNRKALANERLSSVWPIRGGAVLSDGKIYFTCGVWPFEGTFLYTLDAQTGKAIKAPQPEIKTLKDLTPQGYLVKNQDRLLIPCGRSIAACLDLKTDQFISHSYGSRATNYHVSSIGPYIFHGGSTFQMDTKKEYKVSARHPVLTDDFVYFGTGGNIVAYDLKNPKIVKSKDRRGKDVTNTVLNQLWNLPLQKLHEIPKEQYAEWIKTHPAQLDLKAGNRLYGHQADKVFALDLSEDGKGATVSWSQTVKGKPATMIAANGKLVVVTQGGNLICFSDKQAEPQSFPKDNHELATKQSDWTDKTKQLLQLTKPDNGYCLVLGTGSGQLIEELIQQSKLTIIAVEPDKTKVEQLRTKFDSVGVYGSRVVVHHGDPLKFELPAYMAELILSEDLSILGKTPDSKVWQTIFKSLRPYGGKACLELADNAYTQLSTMVTNKQLPQADLKRANGFALLSRIGALPGAANWTHEYGDASNTLMSRDELVKAPLGVLWFGGPAGHGDLFYNRHDWGPSMAVIEGRMFLQGPGKLTAVDVYTGRILWQIPLEETSEDNPGRRGQGYNKKVVGHHFIAIKDGLYLVTSQNTCRRIDPATGKTLTVMKLPNPEDKWGRIRIHKDLMLTSAFRISKKIGEKYGKLPLELVAMNRHTGKVVWTHKADLSFPVVSLSGDRIYVFDGALKDLYTDWKRRGEIPEALSERYIKAIDVKTGKELWKHQTDVVGTWLSYSDKKDVLLITNRDSISAFRGKDGSELWKKYAKGRGFRGHPETLWDKIIVWNDRILDQRGPGMSYDLETGEPILRTNPITGKPIPWEFTKDGHHCNYAIASPHLMTFRAASAGFCDIDSTNTSRLEGFRSGCRNSLIPANGVLNSPNMAHGCSCGYSLFTSMALTHVPESEVWSYSALALNAKKDQVQKLGVNLGAPGDRQAENGTLWLDHPNVGGSSPVVSIKLSGKSPSYFHKHSAFVEEGDLKWVAASGAEGASSLKTTLSSTPTKEKAYSVRLYFLEPDEKQPGERVFDVSLQGKPVLRELDIVKEANGANRAIVREFKGVLASNSLDIELKAIKGRTLLSGVEIVVEE